The following are encoded together in the Thalassomonas haliotis genome:
- a CDS encoding DUF1289 domain-containing protein, translating to MRNCCLDHQDYCLGCFRHLDEITGWSELSHEQKRQVLGQCRIRRRNRQP from the coding sequence GTGCGTAATTGCTGCCTGGACCATCAGGACTATTGCCTGGGGTGTTTTCGCCACCTGGATGAAATTACCGGCTGGTCCGAATTGAGTCATGAACAAAAGCGTCAGGTATTAGGGCAATGCCGGATAAGAAGAAGAAATCGTCAACCTTAA